TTGTGAATGTTGGGATGGAACAACGACTTGTACACACTGAAGCTCTCAATGACTAGGGTTCAAGATCACTGTCCTTACAGAAAGCTCCAGCGCGCTGACTGACctgccaggtgtagcagtgtagAGTGCCGTCCATGTGCGTCTCTACAGTTAACATTATCGGGGCTGCAGAGCTTCTCGACCCGGGCCAGACAGCCCTTCTTGGCTGcgtccagcagggcagcgtctcCTCTTAGCAGGTCCTGCATGTCAGTGTCCCCATCCTTCACCAGGTCTAGTGGAGTGCTCCCATCTCGGTTCTTCTTGGTCGGGTCTGCACCGTGCTGGGAGGGGAGTGATAGGGGTGTGTGTTTAGATCATCTGTGCTAGAACCGGAAGGCTCTATAGTATGTGTTCTACTGCACAGGATTaggatgtgtctggtctctcgAAATTCAAATGCAAATTGTTTTCAGGGTAAGTGATGACTCTAAATCATTCAAATCCAAGTGGCACTGTAGATGGTCCAACTCAGTTGAAAATAAACTAGCACTAATCTGTAAGAGGGAAACAAACTCCTTTACCTGCAGCAGCAGTTTGCAGATCTCGTATTTTCCCTTGGCGGCGGCCTCGTGCAGAGGGGTAAACTTCCACAGGTCAGCTATGTTGACCAGAGCCCCGTGGATGACCAGCAATTCAGCCACCTCATAGTGACCGTAGGAGCAGGCATTGTGTAGGGGGAACAGGCCACTGCAGGAGAcagtgccagagagagagagacggacacacaTTACCCTTCTGAGCGACGAGTCTGACACAGGCCTATTGGAGAATAGGTAGAGCCTTGCGTTTTTCCTGACCAAATGACCTGACCGGGAAAAGCTCTTGGCCTAAGTCAGGACCTGTGCTCACCCTTTGTCTTTGGCATGGACGTCAGCCCCATGCAGTAGAAGGTACTCCACCACAGACACACGGTTATACCCCGCCGCAAAGTGGAGCGGGGTGGATTGACGGCCCTCTACATCCCTACAGTTCACATTCTGCATGGTACACAGCTTCTGCAAACATAAATACAGCAGACATGTTACCACGAAGACTACTGTTACCATTTGAAATCAATCATTTGTAACATGAGTATTATAACAATAGGGCATTGGTTGGTCAGATTATGCCAAAATGTATTGGAGATAATTACTTCAACAATCTCCAAATCTCCAGACTTGGAGGCTTCTAGCAACTGCCAGTCCACATCAGAGTTTCCAATCAGAGTTCCCTCTGAAAGACATACATAAGACATTTATTGACACTTGAAACGGGAGCAAATATTTCCACCCAGAATGATCATCCCAAACCAGGTTCCTGTCTGTTCGTGTAACAtaatccaaacttttgacttgttttgtgtgtgtatctaatatatatatttctcatgTCATTGCTTACATGAATGCATAAATAAGACCTTATAGATGCCAAGTCTTGGTCATGATATGTTTCCAGCCTACCATGCAGTATCTCCTGCACTCTCTCATTGCCCATTTGGGATGGAGAGAAACCCCGTAGAGACATGACGAGGGGGTCGCAGCCTGATTTCAGCAGCAGACGGCAGGTCTGGAGGTGGCCACAGTGGGCCGCACGGTGCAGAGCTGTCTGGCCCAGGTTGTCCAGGGCATTGACCTATAGGGAGATAATAGTAATTCATTTATTTTATAGGGACAGACACAATCAAATATTGACACTTCGTATTATCAAGAATCACACGCATTGCACCGAGGGCTCTAAAGTGTGACCATTGTGGTTGCATATGCTCCTAGATATTTCCTGTATCGACCTGACATTTTATTTTGGGAGCACCAGTGCGACCAGGAAAAGAAAAAAAATTGCCCAGATAAAAACTGTTGTAAAGATAGGCTTCCGCTGTGCAGTTGTTTCTGAGTGCCTGACCAAAAAGTGACTTTTTAGGGCCTGTTCATAAACCATGTCGCGGGTCGTTCCAAAACCACTCAAAGGCATTTGTTTAcaccttgttcagtcatgttacctcattagctagctagctaacagccaagTATAAATAAACATTTGGAGGCACAGAAAGAAAGGACAAGTTATAGCTTCTTTAGAAGATCAATGATCGTAGCAtgaatgactgaatgaatgaTTAATCTCTTGCTTAATTTCAATCAATACCAAAATATATTCCTAGATATTATTTTGTGTTCCTAACTCTAAAGTTGGGAGCACTAAGGATGCATTTAGAGTCCTGATGCTCcattaccatacacacacacacacacacacacacacacacacacactcgctaaaTCATCGGCCATTAAGCAAATACACATGTTGGCTTGACCTTTATACTATTAATAACAGTATGATAACACCTGAACTTACCTTTGCCTCATGTTTCACCAACACCTCGATTATGTCGTTGTGTGACTTTTCAGAAGCCAGGTGCAAGGGGGTCAGGAAGCTTGGACAAATTACATCACAAACAAGTTAAAGTGGTTGTAATCTCTTATCAGAGCATTCCGACTCATTTATATCTGTCATATCAACAATGGTAAGAGTAAAGTGACTGGTAATTGCTTGTGGGATAAGGGTCAATGACTGACACACTTTGCACTACTCACTCTTTAGTCTTCTCATTCACGTTGGCCCCTTTCCTCAGCAGTAACTCGCACACTTGTTTTCTCTTGGGATAGGGAGATGTCGCTGCACAGTGctgttaaaaacacatcttaGATCTTAAAACACTGCTTAGACGAAAGGCAAGCACAGAGTAACCCAGAAATGTAAAACAATATATGGGATACTAGCACTGCAATTCATTGACTGTATAATCTGCAGCAACACTATCTGCAGTACGTTGGCAACTCAGTAGTGGGGTGTCTTACCAGTGCGGTTTCATGCGTAAGGGGATGCTTGAAGGTCATGGTCTCCAATGACAGGTGCTTCTTTAGGCGGGGCAGGTCAGCTTCACGTGCTGCCTGGAGCAAGGCATGACCTCTGAACTCATCTGTCACAGACACAAGAGGTCAGAGTGGTTCAGCTATTGCATAGGGAGAACAGGACTCATTATCAAGGTGTTGCCCCTTGCCTAAAATAATATGTTTCATTCAGTTTTATTAGAGTATTGTACGCGACCTCCAAGCAAAAAAACAAGGTTCATAAAGAATAGGAACAATGAAAAAGAGGGATCAATATACACGGCTTACAGGCCAGGCGTTCTTTGAGCTGCGAAGTGGGAGACAGGTCAATGGCGCACTGGTTGTGGCAGTTTAGGAAAGTGGGGTCGGCTCCGTAGCTGACGAGCAGGGAGCACACGTCCACCCTATTCTTAGAGGCGGCTTCGTGCAGGGGGGTGAACTGCCACAGGTCCATGGCATTCACACAGGCGCCGTGCTGCATTACCAAGGGAGGAGCGATGGAGAGACAGGGGTCAAACAAGACTTGTACAATGACCATTTGAATCTTCAATGGGCCTCCGGGTTAAGAAATGTACATTTTATATACAGTGACACAAAAATACATAAGCTACATACAGGAAGAATGTGTTTCAGACAAACCTTTACTAAAATCTCAGTGACTTCGTAATGTCCATAGGAACAGGAGTTATGAAGGGGCACCAGATCACTGAAACGTCAGAGAGAGTCATCCATCAGAGAACTTGCTGGCACAGTATTGGAAAGACATACAATGCCTTCCCTGCGGCATACGATACTGATTGAACGAGGATGACGAAAGGACAGAGACCAAGTCGTACCCTTTGTCTTTAGCATGGACGTCAGCCCCATGCTTTAACAGCAGCTGCACTGTCTTCACACGGTTGTAGCCAGCAGCCAGATGCAGAGGGGAGGACTGAAAGATACACCACAAAGGACCATTTGAAATGGATTTGTTTGTTTGTCCAGACTGACACGCTCTTTGTTAGTAACATGTTTTGGGCACGACTATCTGTCTTTTTACCTAATTTTAGTGCATTTGGAATTTTAGAGAGGCGATGAAAAATGTCGTCTGCTCATGAATAGTTTAGGAGAGCACGTGAATTACCTTCCGACCGTCACTGGCATGACAGTTCACATTCAATGGTGTTAGCAGGGCCATCAACTTGTCTTCATTCCCACTCCTATGAAAGCATCACATGTATGAGAACATGTAGAGCACAATAATGGTCACAGTTGATTGCAAGGCATCTGAATGGTGGCCATTTAAAAATCTGAGATATACTCCACCTTGCACTTTCTAGCAGGTCATCTTTTCTATATTCACCTGTGATTAGGAAAGTGTGGAAACATATTAGCCCATGTATTCCAAGATAACTCTTGTTCTTCAACCGTTTTGATTCATTCAACTGCGTGTTCTGTCACTCTTGGTTCCCAGAGGAACAGTTTCAGTCTGTTCCCATGCCCAAAATAGATGCAATCATGCAATTCGGTGCTTCTAAAGTGCTTGTGAGGAACATGTTCCTCCCACTCACCGGTCAGCACTGCTTTAGTGGACTCCTCAGCCAGGTCCAGCGCTGTCCTCCCATCTGTGTTACGAATCGTTGGCTCTGCTCCGTGTTGCAGGAGCACTACAACACCAAATTCACCCATATCAGCATTTACAATATATCAACAAATAGCTTATGTTCTACACCAACAATATGGAGAGGGCACACCAGTTGCCATACTTGGCTTTTACAAAAGTGGTCCTGAAAGCACGTTACAGTCGTATCTATGACGGATTGTTCTGGATACTCGAAGCCATAAGAGAACAGTCACTGTGCTTAAACAATGCATATTTTCCCACAAGGGGACAGCCTCACAGGGAGGCCAGAATCCAACTGTACCTATGCAGACGTCGCTCTTCCCCTTTGTGGCGGCCTCGTGGAGGGGTGTGTAACTCCAGTTGTCCCTAGAGTTGGCATCGGCCCCATGGTGCAGGAGCAGGTTGACCACCTCAGAATGGCCGAAGGAGCAGGCGTTGTGGAGTGATACGAGGCCTCCCTCATCCCGGGCATGCACGTTGGCTCCGTTTTGTAGTAGGTAGTCCACCACATCCCTGCGGCCAAATCCTGAATAAGAGAGACGGTATGGATTTATAGATGCACCTGGTCCACAGAGAGGCATAAACATACCTacttagtgactatgcataaacaTACCTacttagtgactatgcataaacaTACCTACTTAGTTATTATGCTTTTTTTCCTTCATTTTCTTAATTGGAAAATGACTGTTACTGCTTAATAATAAATGCATTGATACATCAATAGCAGGTGTAATATAACATAAGATAATAAAATAGTAAATCCTCGAAATAAGTCCTTTATGAATCAACTTGATATTAGGGAATGTATTGTGGATGCACATTGTACAGCCTTTGTGTCTGGATTATTCTGTTACAATAAACTATTAACTGTACAGCGTGTCTTGTTACATTGTCTGCTATATTAGTTACTATATTTGTTACATTTGCAGTGTGGAACATTGTAGCGAGATGTTTCCTGCGCctagcaacattgtatcaactgttCTTACCAGCAGCGAAATGTAGCGGGGTGGATTTTCTGCCGGCGGTGTCTCTACTGTTTACATTCTCCGGTGTGACGAGCCTCCTCACGCGCTCCACATCTCCGTTTCTGCAGGCCTCGAAGATCTCCCTGTTCGGCTCGCCGGACCCGGGTGTATCTACTCCCGGGGAGGTACCACCCAAGCCCATTACCCTTGAACACTGTCGGGTGGACATAAGTGGTGTGGTATTTTCGTAAATGTAGAGCTTGGAATTTGTGTTTGCAGACCCCCAAAACCTTGCCACCGAGGCCATGAAAAAGGAAGAGTTTCTGCGAATTTATCGCATATCGTTACAAAACATGAAAATCGCGATGAATTCCGTGACATCGACAATAAATATGACTGTCAGAGTCAAATCCTTCCTGGCAACGAGAACATCAGTGCGCTGTCAAATAAGCATCCCATACCCAGTCCACATTAAAATCAGCCTGTAGGCTGCGGCTTGGAGCTTCTATCATGTTGCAGATACGTCATCTACCAAAATATCGATTCATACCGAACCCCATTATAATTGCACAAAGCAATTCATTAATTATGTAATATTGAAAGCCTCACAAAGGGTGGTTGTACGCCCCAAATAACAGGACTGCTATTCTGCTTGCAGCATTAACGATGACGTCACTTTCCTACGGTAATGAGGAAACCTTCAAAATGAAATCCTGCATTTCAAAACATTGCAAGGTGGACAACTAATTcaaaatatattacattttaaTCAATGACGATTTTTCTGTGTGTGCTTATAAACAAATGCAAGAAGGAATTTATGGAgaattaaaaatcaaatcaaaagttgTTAACATTATTTTAAGACCATATTGAAAAATATAATGTTCAGAGTGGTATGTTGACAATAGTGGGCTTAAATTGAAAAAAGTATCATTTGTGCCAATGTAAAAGTGGGATGGGAGTACTCAGTGGGGTCTGTAGAATCTATTTTTGGTGTACTTTTATGGTGCACTAAATGATAAGGAGTGTTGcagttctaattacattggtaaccagtttataatagtaataaaccacctcaggggtttgtggtatatgaccaatataccatggctaaaggctgtatccaggcattGCGTTTTGCGAAGAACAGCACTTAGCCGTGGTATTCTGGCCATATACCGCACCCCCTCATGCATTATTGCATAATTATACTATGGGATTTTTTtaatacttgtttctgattggcttgaagggcattctagagcgtgcattaCTTCCCTATAATGCACTGTATTTGCACGGCACAATTCAATGGAtatagttcattcttacatgttctatgtttgagctgcttttgaaagcaaaagttgaattgaaaacattattggcattgttgaattcaATTTTCATAATGGCAAGCTAGGGCTGATGGTTTTGTTagctgtttgtttggttaccgtGGCAACCACTATAGCTATCTCGTAAACTTGCTatagctagctacttcagtggatgttgaacacttTTCTACataagggataatcaacgaggggctatgagttctatggaaaataatgaaccaGTGGAAGGTGGGGGACCCCACTCTCGTGGAGTGTACTGTAACTGACCATTCACGGAGCGGCATTCTTTTCCAGAGAACACTGAGTTGATTATTCCTTTTATACCATGGCAATAACTTAACACATTGCCGGTAGAAATGggtacaatgggtgggtctaatcttgAATGCTAATTGGTTAAAATAAATGATAAACTTTGTTATGCACATGCGCTGTATTAGCCTTAACCGGTACATttccactgtctgtttctctcaagTAAGAAGCAGACAGTGTTTTTCCTCTTTTGTTTCTGAGTAATTTAGTCACATGGCCAAAAGGCAAAGGGCCATCTGAGAGTGACCAGTTTTTTGGTCCATACTGTTCTTCTCCTATCTTTCAAGGACACAGCTGTGTAAAGATATGAAGAGAGCAGAGGCTGGCTTGAGCAGCAGCGACAATTCTATTAGCAGAAAGGAGTAACAAAACTGGCGTTATCACTTGTTTGTGTGCTATCTTCCCACCATGATCTCACACACCTGCTAATCTGCCAAGTAGACAAAGGTTATAAAAGCTGAGACCCAACTCTTGTTCATTGGGCTTTTAACGCTGCACTTTGGAGTGGATTGTTAACTGCTCCAGATTTGCAAATCTGACAATAAAAAGTTGCTGTTTTGAAGAATCTGCAGAATCTCTTCCTTTTGATTAGAATTCCTTTTGATTAAAACCTCCAGGTACTTAATCAAACATGGATACTAAGTCATTCTTGCATATTATCATCCATTATAGGGGGAAAGGGGAGTTCCTGGAGAGACAGCAAGTTATCAGTATAACCTTCTTTAGTAGCATTGAACATGATAGCCTTGATGGCCTTACAACAAGAAAGCAAAATGATCAAAAACATTAAACAAGTACTTCCTTGCACAAGTACCCCCTTGACCAGCCAATAAGTAGTCAAGTGCCTCCCTGTTTTGCAGTGCTTTTACTTCTTCATTCAGAGCAACCAATGCTTCTCTAGTAGCATTTCCCATTTTTTTCAGAACCCTCAACCGAACCCTCAATTCTCTTTCAGTGTTTCCAAGTACTCTCATGGCTGGCACCAccaaccccaacagtacacatccATCCCCAATGGATGTAAACTCCTTTTAGTAAAGGTAAACTCCTTTTAGTGTGATATACTTATTGTAGACAGAAATTGTATAACTCACATTTACTGGTGCTTGTAGTACAGAATCACGTACAACAAGAGGGCAGTTATTGCTACCATTAACCAACATAGTACAGTTACAAACATTTTCACACAAATGGTTACTTCCATTTCCTCTAATACACTAGGGGGCTAccagggatcctactatagggaTGGGTGAGTCACTGCAATTGTTTGTCTAGGATTTACAAGGCTGACAGTAACATTGTATATCGCAAAATAAGTCATGGGGTCAAGATTCTTTGGGGGGGAATTGGCCAATGACAGTATTGAAGACAGTTGAATAGTAAAGTTCACCCCCAAGGGAATCCCTACATATGGGAGACCATTACCTACTCCCACAGGACCCAACCCACATACCCAACAAGATGTCTTATATGAGATGCCATTTGTCACCATTCCAGCTGGAGAGAGGAACagactctctccctcatcttgaCCTTTTACTTCTCTTTTCCGTTGGCTGACTTCTCCTTCTGGACCACTACTCTGGGTCTGCGGTGGTCCCTTTGGCTCAGGACTTTCATCTTCACCTGAACGGTCACCCACAGGAGGGCAACTAACTGTTCCAATCAACACATTGGTGCAGATCCATACAGGCAGGCCACACAGCCTAAAGGATGggactccctccatcctcctcagggGCAGGAATTTGTCTGCAGTGCGAGACGGGAATCCAGGTGTCCCTCTCAGTTACCTTTACCGCAGTCGGGGTGGTCAGCAAAACCTGATATGGTCCTCTCCAATGAGGATCCTTCCAGCTCTTTCTTCTGTAGCCTTTTACCCCCAAAAACTCTCCAGGGCGCAGACAATGTTCAGTTCCTCCTGATAGGTTGGGCAGAGAAGCCTTCACCCGTTGGACGAGAGTCTTAAGAACGTTGTTAAGTGAGACACAGTATGCTACCATGTCTTCTTCCATTCCCTGCAACGTCAACCTGTTTTGAGGAAATGGcatgtgtcacgtcctgaccttagttccttttttatgtctctattttagtttggtcagggtgtgagttggggtgggcattctatgttttgttctaggttttgtatttctggttttggcctggtatggttcccaatcagaggcagctgtcaatcgttgtctctgattgagaaccatacttaggcagcctgttttcccactatgggttgtgggtagttgttttctgttttgtgttgctgcaccttacaggactgtttcgttttcgtttcactctatttgttattttgtttagtgtttctgttcTAATAAATATAACAtcaacacttaccacgctgcgcattggtccgatccttcctactcctcctcagaagaggaggaaaaccattacagCATGTTAGGTCGCCCTGTCAGCACCTCAATTGGAGAGATCAGTCACTTTGTGGGATTTCTGTCAGAATAGCCTTTTCCACAGCTGCTGCTGTAGCTCTTCTTCAAGGAAAAGCTTCAGTCCATGTTGAAAATATTTCAACAATCACCAAACAATGATTGTGCCCCTCATAAGGGGTCAACTCAATGAAGTCCATCATCAAGTGCTCAAAGGGGCCCCCTGGCCTGGGATGGGACGCGGGGGATACTGAAATGCAGTGTCCAACATTATTAGTCATACAGATCACACATTTCCTACAAAAGATTTCAGCAAACACAGTAAATCCTACAGT
This region of Oncorhynchus tshawytscha isolate Ot180627B linkage group LG25, Otsh_v2.0, whole genome shotgun sequence genomic DNA includes:
- the LOC112224259 gene encoding poly [ADP-ribose] polymerase tankyrase-2 isoform X2, whose protein sequence is MASVARFWGSANTNSKLYIYENTTPLMSTRQCSRVMGLGGTSPGVDTPGSGEPNREIFEACRNGDVERVRRLVTPENVNSRDTAGRKSTPLHFAAGFGRRDVVDYLLQNGANVHARDEGGLVSLHNACSFGHSEVVNLLLHHGADANSRDNWSYTPLHEAATKGKSDVCIVLLQHGAEPTIRNTDGRTALDLAEESTKAVLTGEYRKDDLLESARSGNEDKLMALLTPLNVNCHASDGRKSSPLHLAAGYNRVKTVQLLLKHGADVHAKDKGDLVPLHNSCSYGHYEVTEILVKHGACVNAMDLWQFTPLHEAASKNRVDVCSLLVSYGADPTFLNCHNQCAIDLSPTSQLKERLAYEFRGHALLQAAREADLPRLKKHLSLETMTFKHPLTHETALHCAATSPYPKRKQVCELLLRKGANVNEKTKDFLTPLHLASEKSHNDIIEVLVKHEAKVNALDNLGQTALHRAAHCGHLQTCRLLLKSGCDPLVMSLRGFSPSQMGNERVQEILHEGTLIGNSDVDWQLLEASKSGDLEIVEKLCTMQNVNCRDVEGRQSTPLHFAAGYNRVSVVEYLLLHGADVHAKDKGGLFPLHNACSYGHYEVAELLVIHGALVNIADLWKFTPLHEAAAKGKYEICKLLLQHGADPTKKNRDGSTPLDLVKDGDTDMQDLLRGDAALLDAAKKGCLARVEKLCSPDNVNCRDAHGRHSTLLHLAAGYNNLEVAEYLLQHGAEVNSQDKGGLIPLHNAASYGVDDVRALLTAAMPPSALPSCYKPQVIRMSAPVGVVVPPSLSASSTPLSTLASSNSLDNQATASTCTAFPELPTLLGPSGAVGTDKNEGPGVDLSIGQFLNNFGLEHLLEIFEREQITLDVLVEMGHKELKEIGINAYGHRHKIIKGVERLTSRPQSLNPYLALNTANSGTILIDLASDDKAFQLVEEELQSTIRGHRDGGLAGGVFNRYNIVKIQKVCNKKLWERYTHRRKEVSEENPNHSNERMLFHGSPFVNAILHKGFDERHAYKGGMFGAGIYFAENSSKSNQYVYGIGGGTGCPLHKDRSCYLCQRHLLFCRVTLGKSFLQFSAMKMAHSPPGHHSVTGRPSVNGLSLAEYVIYRGEQAYPEYLITYQILKPDASVDG
- the LOC112224259 gene encoding poly [ADP-ribose] polymerase tankyrase-2 isoform X1, with protein sequence MASVARFWGSANTNSKLYIYENTTPLMSTRQCSRVMGLGGTSPGVDTPGSGEPNREIFEACRNGDVERVRRLVTPENVNSRDTAGRKSTPLHFAAGFGRRDVVDYLLQNGANVHARDEGGLVSLHNACSFGHSEVVNLLLHHGADANSRDNWSYTPLHEAATKGKSDVCIVLLQHGAEPTIRNTDGRTALDLAEESTKAVLTGEYRKDDLLESARSGNEDKLMALLTPLNVNCHASDGRKSSPLHLAAGYNRVKTVQLLLKHGADVHAKDKGDLVPLHNSCSYGHYEVTEILVKHGACVNAMDLWQFTPLHEAASKNRVDVCSLLVSYGADPTFLNCHNQCAIDLSPTSQLKERLAYEFRGHALLQAAREADLPRLKKHLSLETMTFKHPLTHETALHCAATSPYPKRKQVCELLLRKGANVNEKTKDFLTPLHLASEKSHNDIIEVLVKHEAKVNALDNLGQTALHRAAHCGHLQTCRLLLKSGCDPLVMSLRGFSPSQMGNERVQEILHEGTLIGNSDVDWQLLEASKSGDLEIVEKLCTMQNVNCRDVEGRQSTPLHFAAGYNRVSVVEYLLLHGADVHAKDKGGLFPLHNACSYGHYEVAELLVIHGALVNIADLWKFTPLHEAAAKGKYEICKLLLQHGADPTKKNRDGSTPLDLVKDGDTDMQDLLRGDAALLDAAKKGCLARVEKLCSPDNVNCRDAHGRHSTLLHLAAGYNNLEVAEYLLQHGAEVNSQDKGGLIPLHNAASYGHVDVAALLIKYDACVNATDKWAFTPLHEAAQKGRTQLCALLLAHGADPALRNQEGQSPLDLITVDDVRALLTAAMPPSALPSCYKPQVIRMSAPVGVVVPPSLSASSTPLSTLASSNSLDNQATASTCTAFPELPTLLGPSGAVGTDKNEGPGVDLSIGQFLNNFGLEHLLEIFEREQITLDVLVEMGHKELKEIGINAYGHRHKIIKGVERLTSRPQSLNPYLALNTANSGTILIDLASDDKAFQLVEEELQSTIRGHRDGGLAGGVFNRYNIVKIQKVCNKKLWERYTHRRKEVSEENPNHSNERMLFHGSPFVNAILHKGFDERHAYKGGMFGAGIYFAENSSKSNQYVYGIGGGTGCPLHKDRSCYLCQRHLLFCRVTLGKSFLQFSAMKMAHSPPGHHSVTGRPSVNGLSLAEYVIYRGEQAYPEYLITYQILKPDASVDG